One part of the Amphiprion ocellaris isolate individual 3 ecotype Okinawa chromosome 24, ASM2253959v1, whole genome shotgun sequence genome encodes these proteins:
- the raph1b gene encoding ras-associated and pleckstrin homology domains-containing protein 1b isoform X5 gives MEQVSDDELDHGAEEDSDKEDQDLDKMFGAWLGELDKLTQSLDDGRPQKTLQKPPLRQETNMANFSYRFSMYNINEALNQGDTVDLDALMADLCSIEQELNTISKPNSTSRSQNKGHQRAPGGRSASTKHTGTSGGGSSGGSTSSSTRASPANTVRGGSVNARPAASNISLDDITSQLEKASLSMDEAARQTSSSSSSSSSSFSSTTLRRPSSGSSGGGQHRRTGSVGAVSEQEAPSQRSSVNSACASASSMDSLDTDKVLTGGEVEGRSSPSAQGQNQTSTEEEQAAKLKAEKIRVALEKIKEAQVKKLVIRVHMSDESSKTMMVDERQTVRQVLDSLLDKSHCGYSPDWSLVETITELQMERIFEDHENLVENLLNWTRDSHNKLMFIERIEKYALFKNPQNYLLGRKETSEMADRNKEALLEECFCGGSVSVPEIEGVLWLKEDGKKSWKKRYFLLRASGIYYVPKGKAKASRDLVCFLQLDHVNVYYGQDYRSKYKAPTDYCLALKHPQIQKKSQYIKYLCCDDVRTLHQWVNGIRIAKYGKQLYVNYQEAMKRTEAAYDWSSLSTSSIRSGSSSASIPESQSNHSGHSDSGVDTGSSHGRSQSVVSSIFSEAWKRGTQIEENTKQMRMEASRGATLPHGSHSHRHHSQHSADHPALTPPPQVQQQHPPPPQHPPVQPQTPTPPPQTPAPPQQQHLPPQPQSPQQAFLPPPPPPAPQGPPQPPQSPQQQQPPPISSYNHMPPPQQQPPAPTPPPPPPPPPPPPPPPPPVQMVSHHSPAPTMYKFSTITRLQNQKAFPGSNHKLPGHLHAIGQQVLPPTPAPPPAPVVKPNVNHIAARTNVPPPPPPPPPPSMPTPGSAMAVLRLGPPSPAAPPAFIPPPPAPPPAPQTNGVAFPPPPPPPPPPPAPAPMSQHVCSNGLKQALKERFPSPPRDLLSPNGGLEDSPPPAPAPPPPPPPPPPPPPPPPPPQQFPIPAQFPPPPAPPPAPPKTFTPGFVPHAASKPMSPVSPFPPAPPPAVLTGPTPPPPPPPPPATLKKQFSLQAAGYTSSHPPPTLPKQHSLSKPASASTGPPQTMSLVKQLASQFPGASSQVANHTESPKAPLSPPAVKTKPKWQPGGGQQLQSPEFPPPPPDNNTGFPAPPPPPPPPPPPPAPVTGPTPPPPPLPPGNLGSPLRKSPSGSSSFGGKKPPPTPQRNSSIKSNSSASYEESRRNLLSKFAPHGNTPTSSSCPTSSSSGSPSKDSSNGPPAPPKPGKLNLANLPLALQAKVGQTKQSSGDFPSPPPECAYFPPPPPASDLFPPPPPPGSDAHSGGPPRVAVVNPQPQAPPPPPPVSLVSNSTWGKSSLKKTPPPTLGRRSNTTPEPPPLSPPPTSPKGSSGQPNFLEDLNRTLKRKSVGRQGSVNSAGLSGKLDPAATMDDMALPPPPPELLLDQGKQTNGGNGGYMSGNISGYATLRRGPPPAPPKRGDTTKLTGEC, from the exons atggaGCAGGTATCAGATGATGAGCTGGACCATGGAGCAGAGGAGGACAGTGACAAGGAGGACCAGGACTTGGACAAGATGTTTGGAGCCTGGCTGGGAGAGCTGGACAAACTCACACAG AGTCTGGATGACGGCAGGCCgcagaaaacactgcagaagCCTCCTCTCAGGCAAGAGACCAACATGGCCAACTTCTCCTACCGCTTCTCAATGTACAACATAAACG AGGCGCTGAACCAGGGAGACACTGTGGATCTGGACGCCCTGATGGCCGACCTGTGCTCCATTGAGCAGGAGCTCAACACCATTTCCAAACCAAACTCAACTTCTCGCAGCCAGAACAAAGGCCATCAGCGAGCTCCTGGAGGGCGCAGTGCCAGTACCAAGCACACAGGCACCAGTGGAGGGGGCAGCAGTGGAG GAAGTACCAGTAGCAGCACCCGGGCGTCACCAGCCAACACAGTACGAGGCGGCAGCGTCAACGCTCGCCCCGCCGCCTCCAACATCTCCCTGGACGACATCACCTCTCAGCTGGAGAAGGCCTCTCTCAGCATGGACGAAGCCGCACGCCAGACgtcgtcctcttcctcctcgtcctcgtcGTCGTTCTCCTCCACCACGCTCCGGCGGCCCTCGTCCGGGTCATCCGGCGGCGGGCAGCACCGGAGGACGGGTTCGGTGGGAGCAGTCAGCGAGCAGGAAGCTCCGTCCCAGCGGTCCAGTGTAAATTCAGCGTGTGCCTCAGCGTCCAGCATGGACTCCCTGGACACTGATAAAGTGCTGACGGGGGGAGAGGTGGAGGGCCGGAGCAGTCCGAGTGCACAAGGACAAAACCAGACCAGCACCGAG GAGGAACAAGCCGCCAAGCTGAAGGCAGAGAAGATCAGAGTCGCCCTGGAGAAGATCAAGGAGGCACAGGTCAAAAAG CTGGTGATCAGGGTCCACATGTCAGACGAGAGCTCCAAGACCATGATGGTGGACGAGCGCCAGACGGTCAGGCAGGTGCTGGACAGCCTGCTGGATAAGTCGCACTGTGGCTACAGCCCTGACTGGTCTCTGGTGGAAACcatcactgagctacagatgg AGCGTATATTTGAGGATCATGAGAACTTGGTGGAAAACCTACTAAACTGGACCCGTGACAGCCACAACAAGCTCATGTTCATCGAGCGCATCGAGAAATACGCTCTTTTCAAGAACCCTCAG AACTATTTGCTGGGGCGGAAGGAGACGTCAGAAATGGCTGACAGGAATAAAGAGGCTTTATTAGAG GAATGTTTCTGCGGAGGCTCGGTGTCCGTGCCGGAGATCGAAGGTGTCCTGTGGCTCAAAGAGGACGGGAAGAAGTCGTGGAAGAAGCGCTACTTCCTCCTCCGGGCTTCGGGGATTTATTATGTCCCCAAAGGCAAAGCCAAG GCATCCAGAGATCTTGTATGCTTCCTGCAGCTGGACCATGTTAACGTGTATTACGGCCAGGACTACCGCAGCAAATACAAGGCTCCTACTGACTACTGCCTGGCTCTGAAG CATCCACAAATCCAGAAGAAGTCCCAGTACATCAAGTATCTGTGCTGCGATGATGTCAGGACCCTGCACCAGTGGGTGAACGGAATCCGCATAGCCAAG taCGGAAAGCAGCTGTATGTGAACTACCAGGAAGCCATGAAGAGGACAGAGGCGGCTTACGATTGGTcgtctctctccacctccagcaTCCGATCTGGCTCCAGCTCTGCCAGCATACCTG aGTCCCAGTCGAACCATTCAGGCCATTCAGACAGCGGGGTGGACACGGGCTCCTCTCATGGCCGGTCCCAGAGTGTGGTGAGCTCCATTTTCTCTGAAGCCTGGAAGAGAGGAACTCAGATCGAGGAAAACACCAAG CAGATGAGAATGGAGGCGTCCAGAGGGGCCACACTGCCTCATGGCTCCCACAGCCACCGGCATCACAGTCAGCATTCAGCCGATCACCCGGCCCTGACGCCTCCTCCACAGGTGCAGCAGCAACACCCACCACCACCTCAACACCCACCGGTGCAACCCCAGACCCCAACTCCCCCACCCCAGACTCCAGCtccaccacagcagcagcacctgcCCCCCCagcctcagtctcctcagcaggcaTTCCTGCCACCGCCGCCCCCTCCGGCTCCTCAGGGGCCCCCGCAGCCTCCTCAgtctccacagcagcagcagccaccgCCCATCAGCAGCTACAACCACATGCCCCCACCTCAACAGCAGCCGCCAGCTCCcacaccccctcctcctccaccaccaccaccgcctccccctcctcccccacctccGGTCCAAATGGTGTCGCACCACTCGCCGGCCCCCACCATGTACAAGTTCAGCACCATCACCAGGCTGCAGAACCAGAAGGCCTTCCCAGGGTCCAACCACAAGCTACCCGGTCACCTCCACGCAATAGGTCAGCAAGTTCTGCCCCCGACTCCAGCTCCGCCCCCAGCACCGGTCGTCAAACCTAATGTCAATCACATTGCTGCAAGGACTAACGTcccgcctccccctcctcctccccctcctccatcCATGCCAACCCCTGGCTCAGCGATGGCCGTGTTGAGGCTGGGCCCTCCCAGCCCAGCTGCTCCGCCTGCCTTCATCCCTCCACCGCCAGCTCCTCCCCCTGCTCCACAGACCAACGGGGTAGcttttcctccccctcctcctcccccaccaccccccCCTGCACCGGCCCCCATGAGTCAGCACGTCTGCTCCAATGGGCTGAAGCAGGCGCTGAAGGAGCGCTTCCCCAGCCCACCACGGGACCTCCTGTCTCCAAACGGAGGCCTCGAGGATTCCCCGCCGCCTGCCCCGGCTCCACCccccccaccacctccaccaccacctccaccaccacctcctcctcctccccagcaGTTCCCAATACCAGCCCAGTTCCCACCTCCTCCtgcaccaccaccagcacctcCCAAAACCTTCACCCCAGGGTTTGTCCCCCATGCTGCCTCCAAGCCCATGTCACCAGTTTCTCCTTTCCCTCCTGCGCCTCCTCCTGCTGTTCTAACAGGCCcaactccaccaccaccaccccctcctccacctgcaACCCTCAAGAAGCAGTTCAGCCTCCAGGCAGCAGGCTACACCTCCAGTCACCCCCCTCCAACTCTCCCCAAGCAGCACAGCCTGTCTAAGCCAGCCTCCGCTTCCACAGGACCCCCTCAAACCATGTCTTTGGTGAAGCAACTAGCAAGCCAGTTTCCTGGAGCTTCATCCCAAGTAGCCAATCACACAGAGAGCCCCAAAGCCCCTCTGTCCCCCCCTGCAgttaaaaccaaaccaaaatggcAGCCTGGAGGCGGCCAGCAGCTGCAGTCGCCAGAGTTCCCTCCTCCGCCTCCAGACAACAACACCGGCTTCcctgcaccaccaccacctcctcctcctccgccaccTCCTCCTGCACCTGTCACAGGCCCaacaccacctcctcctcccctccctcctggAAATCTGGGCTCCCCCTTGAGGAAGTCACCCTCTGGCTCCTCCAGTTTTGGAGGGAAGAAGCCTCCTCCCACCCCACAGAGGAACTCCAGCATCAAGTCCAACTCCTCAGCCTCCTATGAAGAATCCAGGAGAAACTTGCTCAGCAAATTTGCTCCCCATGGCAACACCCCCACTTCCTCCTCATGTCCCACCTCCTCTTCCAGTGGATCCCCTTCCAAGGACTCCTCAAATGGACCCCCTGCTCCTCCAAAACCGGGCAAGCTCAACCTGGCTAACCTTCCCTTGGCACTTCAGGCCAAAGTGGGTCAGACGAAACAGTCCAGCGGCGACTTTCCTTCCCCACCACCTGAGTGCGCCTActtcccacctcctcctccggcATCTGACCTcttcccccctccaccacctccaggTAGTGACGCCCACAGCGGTGGACCTCCCAGGGTCGCTGTGGTCAACCCCCAGCCCCAggctccccctcctccaccacctgtCTCCCTCGTCAGCAACTCAACGTGGGGAAAGAGCTCACTGAAGAAGACTCCTCCGCCCACGCTGGGGCGGCGTAGCAACACCACCCCAGAACCTCCTCCACTATCGCCACCTCCCACCTCCCCAAAGGGCAGCTCAGGCCAGCCCAATTTCCTGGAGGACCTCAACCGGACACTGAAGCGAAAGTCAGTCGGTCGCCAGGGTTCCGTTAACTCCGCCGGCCTCTCGGGGAAGTTGGACCCTGCAGCGACTATGGACGATATGGCACTGCCTCCGCCGCCCCCTGAGCTGCTCCTGGACCAAGGGAAGCAAACCAACGGAGGAAACGGTGGCTACATGTCTGGAAACATCTCAGGCTATGCAACGCTACGACGAGGACCCCCACCTGCACCCCCGAAACGAGGGGACACCACCAAACTTACCGGAGAGTGTTGA
- the raph1b gene encoding ras-associated and pleckstrin homology domains-containing protein 1b isoform X4 — MEQVSDDELDHGAEEDSDKEDQDLDKMFGAWLGELDKLTQSLDDGRPQKTLQKPPLRQETNMANFSYRFSMYNINEALNQGDTVDLDALMADLCSIEQELNTISKPNSTSRSQNKGHQRAPGGRSASTKHTGTSGGGSSGGSTSSSTRASPANTVRGGSVNARPAASNISLDDITSQLEKASLSMDEAARQTSSSSSSSSSSFSSTTLRRPSSGSSGGGQHRRTGSVGAVSEQEAPSQRSSVNSACASASSMDSLDTDKVLTGGEVEGRSSPSAQGQNQTSTEHSYLDRETSLILKSIAGKPSHLLTKEEQAAKLKAEKIRVALEKIKEAQVKKLVIRVHMSDESSKTMMVDERQTVRQVLDSLLDKSHCGYSPDWSLVETITELQMERIFEDHENLVENLLNWTRDSHNKLMFIERIEKYALFKNPQNYLLGRKETSEMADRNKEALLEECFCGGSVSVPEIEGVLWLKEDGKKSWKKRYFLLRASGIYYVPKGKAKASRDLVCFLQLDHVNVYYGQDYRSKYKAPTDYCLALKHPQIQKKSQYIKYLCCDDVRTLHQWVNGIRIAKYGKQLYVNYQEAMKRTEAAYDWSSLSTSSIRSGSSSASIPESQSNHSGHSDSGVDTGSSHGRSQSVVSSIFSEAWKRGTQIEENTKQMRMEASRGATLPHGSHSHRHHSQHSADHPALTPPPQVQQQHPPPPQHPPVQPQTPTPPPQTPAPPQQQHLPPQPQSPQQAFLPPPPPPAPQGPPQPPQSPQQQQPPPISSYNHMPPPQQQPPAPTPPPPPPPPPPPPPPPPPVQMVSHHSPAPTMYKFSTITRLQNQKAFPGSNHKLPGHLHAIGQQVLPPTPAPPPAPVVKPNVNHIAARTNVPPPPPPPPPPSMPTPGSAMAVLRLGPPSPAAPPAFIPPPPAPPPAPQTNGVAFPPPPPPPPPPPAPAPMSQHVCSNGLKQALKERFPSPPRDLLSPNGGLEDSPPPAPAPPPPPPPPPPPPPPPPPPQQFPIPAQFPPPPAPPPAPPKTFTPGFVPHAASKPMSPVSPFPPAPPPAVLTGPTPPPPPPPPPATLKKQFSLQAAGYTSSHPPPTLPKQHSLSKPASASTGPPQTMSLVKQLASQFPGASSQVANHTESPKAPLSPPAVKTKPKWQPGGGQQLQSPEFPPPPPDNNTGFPAPPPPPPPPPPPPAPVTGPTPPPPPLPPGNLGSPLRKSPSGSSSFGGKKPPPTPQRNSSIKSNSSASYEESRRNLLSKFAPHGNTPTSSSCPTSSSSGSPSKDSSNGPPAPPKPGKLNLANLPLALQAKVGQTKQSSGDFPSPPPECAYFPPPPPASDLFPPPPPPGSDAHSGGPPRVAVVNPQPQAPPPPPPVSLVSNSTWGKSSLKKTPPPTLGRRSNTTPEPPPLSPPPTSPKGSSGQPNFLEDLNRTLKRKSVGRQGSVNSAGLSGKLDPAATMDDMALPPPPPELLLDQGKQTNGGNGGYMSGNISGYATLRRGPPPAPPKRGDTTKLTGEC; from the exons atggaGCAGGTATCAGATGATGAGCTGGACCATGGAGCAGAGGAGGACAGTGACAAGGAGGACCAGGACTTGGACAAGATGTTTGGAGCCTGGCTGGGAGAGCTGGACAAACTCACACAG AGTCTGGATGACGGCAGGCCgcagaaaacactgcagaagCCTCCTCTCAGGCAAGAGACCAACATGGCCAACTTCTCCTACCGCTTCTCAATGTACAACATAAACG AGGCGCTGAACCAGGGAGACACTGTGGATCTGGACGCCCTGATGGCCGACCTGTGCTCCATTGAGCAGGAGCTCAACACCATTTCCAAACCAAACTCAACTTCTCGCAGCCAGAACAAAGGCCATCAGCGAGCTCCTGGAGGGCGCAGTGCCAGTACCAAGCACACAGGCACCAGTGGAGGGGGCAGCAGTGGAG GAAGTACCAGTAGCAGCACCCGGGCGTCACCAGCCAACACAGTACGAGGCGGCAGCGTCAACGCTCGCCCCGCCGCCTCCAACATCTCCCTGGACGACATCACCTCTCAGCTGGAGAAGGCCTCTCTCAGCATGGACGAAGCCGCACGCCAGACgtcgtcctcttcctcctcgtcctcgtcGTCGTTCTCCTCCACCACGCTCCGGCGGCCCTCGTCCGGGTCATCCGGCGGCGGGCAGCACCGGAGGACGGGTTCGGTGGGAGCAGTCAGCGAGCAGGAAGCTCCGTCCCAGCGGTCCAGTGTAAATTCAGCGTGTGCCTCAGCGTCCAGCATGGACTCCCTGGACACTGATAAAGTGCTGACGGGGGGAGAGGTGGAGGGCCGGAGCAGTCCGAGTGCACAAGGACAAAACCAGACCAGCACCGAG CACTCCTATCTGGACCGAGAAACCTCGCTCATTCTGAAAAGCATAGCTGGAAAGCCTTCTCACCTCCTGACCAAG GAGGAACAAGCCGCCAAGCTGAAGGCAGAGAAGATCAGAGTCGCCCTGGAGAAGATCAAGGAGGCACAGGTCAAAAAG CTGGTGATCAGGGTCCACATGTCAGACGAGAGCTCCAAGACCATGATGGTGGACGAGCGCCAGACGGTCAGGCAGGTGCTGGACAGCCTGCTGGATAAGTCGCACTGTGGCTACAGCCCTGACTGGTCTCTGGTGGAAACcatcactgagctacagatgg AGCGTATATTTGAGGATCATGAGAACTTGGTGGAAAACCTACTAAACTGGACCCGTGACAGCCACAACAAGCTCATGTTCATCGAGCGCATCGAGAAATACGCTCTTTTCAAGAACCCTCAG AACTATTTGCTGGGGCGGAAGGAGACGTCAGAAATGGCTGACAGGAATAAAGAGGCTTTATTAGAG GAATGTTTCTGCGGAGGCTCGGTGTCCGTGCCGGAGATCGAAGGTGTCCTGTGGCTCAAAGAGGACGGGAAGAAGTCGTGGAAGAAGCGCTACTTCCTCCTCCGGGCTTCGGGGATTTATTATGTCCCCAAAGGCAAAGCCAAG GCATCCAGAGATCTTGTATGCTTCCTGCAGCTGGACCATGTTAACGTGTATTACGGCCAGGACTACCGCAGCAAATACAAGGCTCCTACTGACTACTGCCTGGCTCTGAAG CATCCACAAATCCAGAAGAAGTCCCAGTACATCAAGTATCTGTGCTGCGATGATGTCAGGACCCTGCACCAGTGGGTGAACGGAATCCGCATAGCCAAG taCGGAAAGCAGCTGTATGTGAACTACCAGGAAGCCATGAAGAGGACAGAGGCGGCTTACGATTGGTcgtctctctccacctccagcaTCCGATCTGGCTCCAGCTCTGCCAGCATACCTG aGTCCCAGTCGAACCATTCAGGCCATTCAGACAGCGGGGTGGACACGGGCTCCTCTCATGGCCGGTCCCAGAGTGTGGTGAGCTCCATTTTCTCTGAAGCCTGGAAGAGAGGAACTCAGATCGAGGAAAACACCAAG CAGATGAGAATGGAGGCGTCCAGAGGGGCCACACTGCCTCATGGCTCCCACAGCCACCGGCATCACAGTCAGCATTCAGCCGATCACCCGGCCCTGACGCCTCCTCCACAGGTGCAGCAGCAACACCCACCACCACCTCAACACCCACCGGTGCAACCCCAGACCCCAACTCCCCCACCCCAGACTCCAGCtccaccacagcagcagcacctgcCCCCCCagcctcagtctcctcagcaggcaTTCCTGCCACCGCCGCCCCCTCCGGCTCCTCAGGGGCCCCCGCAGCCTCCTCAgtctccacagcagcagcagccaccgCCCATCAGCAGCTACAACCACATGCCCCCACCTCAACAGCAGCCGCCAGCTCCcacaccccctcctcctccaccaccaccaccgcctccccctcctcccccacctccGGTCCAAATGGTGTCGCACCACTCGCCGGCCCCCACCATGTACAAGTTCAGCACCATCACCAGGCTGCAGAACCAGAAGGCCTTCCCAGGGTCCAACCACAAGCTACCCGGTCACCTCCACGCAATAGGTCAGCAAGTTCTGCCCCCGACTCCAGCTCCGCCCCCAGCACCGGTCGTCAAACCTAATGTCAATCACATTGCTGCAAGGACTAACGTcccgcctccccctcctcctccccctcctccatcCATGCCAACCCCTGGCTCAGCGATGGCCGTGTTGAGGCTGGGCCCTCCCAGCCCAGCTGCTCCGCCTGCCTTCATCCCTCCACCGCCAGCTCCTCCCCCTGCTCCACAGACCAACGGGGTAGcttttcctccccctcctcctcccccaccaccccccCCTGCACCGGCCCCCATGAGTCAGCACGTCTGCTCCAATGGGCTGAAGCAGGCGCTGAAGGAGCGCTTCCCCAGCCCACCACGGGACCTCCTGTCTCCAAACGGAGGCCTCGAGGATTCCCCGCCGCCTGCCCCGGCTCCACCccccccaccacctccaccaccacctccaccaccacctcctcctcctccccagcaGTTCCCAATACCAGCCCAGTTCCCACCTCCTCCtgcaccaccaccagcacctcCCAAAACCTTCACCCCAGGGTTTGTCCCCCATGCTGCCTCCAAGCCCATGTCACCAGTTTCTCCTTTCCCTCCTGCGCCTCCTCCTGCTGTTCTAACAGGCCcaactccaccaccaccaccccctcctccacctgcaACCCTCAAGAAGCAGTTCAGCCTCCAGGCAGCAGGCTACACCTCCAGTCACCCCCCTCCAACTCTCCCCAAGCAGCACAGCCTGTCTAAGCCAGCCTCCGCTTCCACAGGACCCCCTCAAACCATGTCTTTGGTGAAGCAACTAGCAAGCCAGTTTCCTGGAGCTTCATCCCAAGTAGCCAATCACACAGAGAGCCCCAAAGCCCCTCTGTCCCCCCCTGCAgttaaaaccaaaccaaaatggcAGCCTGGAGGCGGCCAGCAGCTGCAGTCGCCAGAGTTCCCTCCTCCGCCTCCAGACAACAACACCGGCTTCcctgcaccaccaccacctcctcctcctccgccaccTCCTCCTGCACCTGTCACAGGCCCaacaccacctcctcctcccctccctcctggAAATCTGGGCTCCCCCTTGAGGAAGTCACCCTCTGGCTCCTCCAGTTTTGGAGGGAAGAAGCCTCCTCCCACCCCACAGAGGAACTCCAGCATCAAGTCCAACTCCTCAGCCTCCTATGAAGAATCCAGGAGAAACTTGCTCAGCAAATTTGCTCCCCATGGCAACACCCCCACTTCCTCCTCATGTCCCACCTCCTCTTCCAGTGGATCCCCTTCCAAGGACTCCTCAAATGGACCCCCTGCTCCTCCAAAACCGGGCAAGCTCAACCTGGCTAACCTTCCCTTGGCACTTCAGGCCAAAGTGGGTCAGACGAAACAGTCCAGCGGCGACTTTCCTTCCCCACCACCTGAGTGCGCCTActtcccacctcctcctccggcATCTGACCTcttcccccctccaccacctccaggTAGTGACGCCCACAGCGGTGGACCTCCCAGGGTCGCTGTGGTCAACCCCCAGCCCCAggctccccctcctccaccacctgtCTCCCTCGTCAGCAACTCAACGTGGGGAAAGAGCTCACTGAAGAAGACTCCTCCGCCCACGCTGGGGCGGCGTAGCAACACCACCCCAGAACCTCCTCCACTATCGCCACCTCCCACCTCCCCAAAGGGCAGCTCAGGCCAGCCCAATTTCCTGGAGGACCTCAACCGGACACTGAAGCGAAAGTCAGTCGGTCGCCAGGGTTCCGTTAACTCCGCCGGCCTCTCGGGGAAGTTGGACCCTGCAGCGACTATGGACGATATGGCACTGCCTCCGCCGCCCCCTGAGCTGCTCCTGGACCAAGGGAAGCAAACCAACGGAGGAAACGGTGGCTACATGTCTGGAAACATCTCAGGCTATGCAACGCTACGACGAGGACCCCCACCTGCACCCCCGAAACGAGGGGACACCACCAAACTTACCGGAGAGTGTTGA